The Nitrospira defluvii nucleotide sequence CCTTTAGCCCGGAACGTAATCATTGGAACGGCTACGATCGTGTGCAATTGCGTATCAAGGCCCTTCGCATGAGCGGTGAGGTGTCCTAGGTATGCCGCATGAGACGGTCACAGAGCTTGGTCAGTTGATCGAGCGGGTGAAGAGCTACAACGTCGAGGCGGATTTGGACCTCGTGCGCCGGGCCTATGATTTTTCAGCTAAAGCGCATGAGGGACAGACGCGCCGATCCGGCGAACCGTATTTCCGGCATCCCCTGGCCGTGGCCGGCCTGTTGACCCACCTGAAGACGGATGTCACGGCCATCGTGGCCGGTCTTCTGCATGACACGCTGGAGGACACGCTTGCCACGCCGCACGAGTTGGAGCAGCGGTTCGGAAAAGACGTCGTGCATCTGGTAGACGGTGTGACCAAGATCGGCAAGATCACCTTCAGGAACTACGAAGAAAAGCAGGCCGAGAATTTCCGCAAGATGGTGTTGTCGATGGCGGACGATATCCGCGTCGTGCTCATCAAGCTGGCGGACCGACTGCATAATATGCGGACGCTGGAGTATCTCAGCGAAGGCAAGCGGCAGCAGATCGCGCAGGAGACCTTGGAGATTTACGCTCCCCTGGCCAATCGCTTGGGAATCGGATGGATCAAGAATGAACTGGAAGATCTGTGTCTGAAGCATCTCAAGCCGGATGTGTACGAGATGTTGCGCGTCCGCGTCGCAAAGCGGGACGAAGATCGCCAGCAGTACATTCTGGAAGTCATCGAGATGGTCAAGCGGGCCATGGTCGAAACCGGGCTGCAGGGAGAAGTCTCAGGTCGACCGAAGCATCTCTACGGGATCTATCAGAAGATGGAGAAGCAGTCGATCTCGTTCGAGGAGGTGTACGATCTCGCAGCGTTGCGCATCATTACCGATACGAAGATGAACTGCTATGCGCTGCTGGGGGTCATCCATTCCCTTTGGCGGCCACTGCCGGGACGGTTTAAAGACTACATCGCGATTCCGAAATCCAACATGTATCAGTCGTTACATACCACGGTGGTTGGTCCGAAAGGCGAGCACGTGGAGTTTCAGATCCGTACGGAGGAGATGCATCGTGTCTCGGAGCAGGGGATCGCCGCGCACTGGAAATACAAAGAGCATGGGCGCATCGATGAAAAAGACGGCAAGGTGTTCAGCTGGTTACGGCAATTTGTGGAGTGGAACCAAGATCTGCCGGACAATCGCCAGTTCATGGATTCGGTCAAGCTCGATCTCTTCCACGATGTCGTTTATGTGTTTACTCCCCAGGGCATGGTCAAGGAATTGCCCAAGGGGTCCACGCCCGTCGACTTTGCCTATTCGGTCCATACGGAAATCGGGGATCACTGCGTCGGCGCGAAGGTCAACGGCAAGATCGTGCCGCTGAAACATATGATGGAAAGCGGCGACATGGTCGAGATTTTGACGGCTGCCAATCAAACACCGCACCGTGACTGGTTGAAGTTCGTCCGCACGTCTCGTGCGAAGACGAAGATCAAGCACTGGATCAAAGCGGAAGAGCAATCTCGCAGCATCGAGATTGGAAAACGGCTGCTGGAGGCGGAGTTCCGTCGGCACGGGCTGGCGCCCGCGCAGATGATGCGCTCCGAGCAACTCCTGGCCGTCGCGAAGCAGGTCGGGTATGAGACGCCTGAAGAGCTGGCAGCCGCCGTCGGGTTCGGGCATGTGCCGACATCCCAAGTGATGAGCAAAATCGCACCTCCGGCCCAGTCGGATCATCAGCTGGTTGCGCCGGAGCCGCCGACGCCACAGCGGCCGACATCCGGTCGGACCGGCGAGAAGGGCGTGCAGGTGAAGGGGGCGCGTGACTTGCTCATGCAGCTCTCTCGCTGCTGCAATCCCGTGCCAGGGGATCGCATTCTGGGGTACATCACCAGGGGGCGCGGACTGACGATCCACACCATTGACTGCCCTAATCTGGAGGCACTGGATTACGATAAGAACCGATTGGTCGAGGTGGAATGGGACCGATCGACGCCCAGCACCCATTCCGTCAAGGTGTCGGTGATTGCCGTGGATAAGACCGGGGTGTTGGCTCATGTCTCGACGGCGATTTCCGAGTGTCAGGCGAATATCAGTCGTGCGGAAATCACGACCCGTGAGGATCGGAAGGCCATGTTGGATTTTATCGTCGAAGTCCTGGATACCGCACATCTGGCACGGGTGCTGAAGGCAATTGAGAAAGTCGACGGCGTGATCACGGTTCGCCGCATGCGTTCCTGGCAAGAGCGCGCCTCGTCGTAGGGGGTCCTGGTGCAGTTCTTCCTTTCTCAGGTGATGTTCCGATGACTTTCGGAGTCTTGGTCGGCTCCATCCTGGCCACGATGTTGGTCGTGGCTGCGGTGTTGATGGGGTTCGCCTACCTGTTCGCCAAACGAGGAAAGTCTGTGCCGCCCTTGCCCTGTTATGGCGGGGGTGTGGCCGTGCTGTTCGTCGTTGCGGCCTTGGTCGCCCACAGCGACCTGGTGAGTGCTGTCCCGCATCTCGTTCTGGCGGCTCTTGATGTGGCAGCCTGGCTTGCCGCCTCATTTTTTCTCTTCACGATTCTGGATGTCCTCATCATCGGCGAGTGGCTGATTGAACGAGGGCAGCGGTACATCCCTGATATCGTTCGCCAGCTACTGATTGGTGCGGAAGTCGTGGCCGCTGGGGTATTGATTCTCTGGCTGGTCATGGGGATCAATCTCGTGGCTTTGGTGGCGCTGCCGACGGTAGCGGCGGCCATGGTCGGCGTGGCGTTGAAGGATACGCTGACACGATTTTTCTCGGGGATCGAACTGGGAAAAATCGTCAAAGTGGGAGACTGGATTGCCGTACTCGATCGGGAGGGCATGGTCACACATATCGGGATGGAACACGTCACGCTGTTCACGCGCGCGCACGATGCGGTCTCACTGCCGAACGATTTAGTGATTCAAAGCGGCGTGACCAACTACAGCAGGCCGACCACGACGCATTTCTGCAATGTCTACGTCGATGCCGCCTACCGAACGCCGCCCGAAGAGGTTTGTGCGACGTTGCTTGAGACGGCCGCCGCGGTGTCGGGAGTGTTGCCGGATCCCAAGGCCACGGCGCTGGTCGCGGCGTTTAATGAGTCATCCATTCAATACCGAGTCAAATTTCCCATCGGAGATTTTGCCCAGCGGGACATGATCGAAAGTACGATGCGGACCTACATCTGGCATGCCTTTTCTCGACAGGGAATTGAGATCCCCTTCCCTCAACGGGTCGTGCATCGAATCGCTGAGGCAGAGCGTGATTCTCAGTCCGCGACGATCGAGCGGATCACGTCGTACCTACCGACGGTGGATTTCCTGGCGACGCTCGACAAGAAACAAATCGAAGTCCTGGCCGGTGGATCACGGTGGGAGCGATACCTGCCGGGGGAGCGGGTGGTTCGGCAGGGAGACCCCGGAGAAGTCTTGTACATCATCGTCGCCGGTAAGGCCGATGTTCGTTTGGAGCAGGGGGGATTGGTCTCCACGGTGACGACGCTTGAGCCGGGAAAATTCTTCGGCGAGATGTCCTTACTGACAGGCGAGCCGCGTTCTGCCACGGTCTTGGCTGCGACAGACCTGTCGGTCATTGCCGTCGGCAAGCAGGCCTTGTTGCAAGTGGTTCAGGAGGACAGGCGGCTGATTGCGCAGATCGGCGAAGTGGTGGCTCGTCGGCAATCCGCGACGGCAGCGGCAAAGGCGCAACTATCTCGGGATGCGGCGGCCCTCTCCGTGGTCACACACACTCGCTCGCTCGTCGAACGAATTCAAAGTTTTTTCTGGGGTGGGCGTAAAACCGAGGGATAGGAATGCAGAGGGGGGTCAAGGCTGCTTGAAGCTCAGTTTCATGCCTCGCTGTAATTGCAATGCCGCTGCCCGTCCTGCTCCAAGTTCGAGGACATACAGTGCCCCTTCATCCGAGTGGTATTGAGGGCAGCCATCGTCCTGTCTCGTGCAGATGGGAACATTCCGCTCAATATGGATTATGGTTTTTGTTGCATCCATCCAGATGATATCTAGCGGGATCTTGGTGTTCTTCATCCAGAACGTCCAAGGCTGAGCATCGCCAAAGATGAACAGCATCCCGCGGTCATCGGCGATGTGTTCGCGAAACATTAACCCTTGCGCGCGTTTGAGCGCCGTATCAGCCAATTCAGCCTGGATTAGCGTGCCCGTCGGGGTTTTGACCGTAATAAGCGTTTCGGTCGGTGGCTCGGTCGCCCAGCCTGCACTCGCCACAGCAACGACGAAGGTCCAGGCGCACCATCCTGCACACCTCAACCAGTTTCCTGACCACGTGTGCTCACGAGAGATCGTTGCTTGCCGTCCCATGACGGCATCCTAGCGGCCTGTCTGTGGACACGTCAAGCTGTTGACTTCAGCCGAGCGATCCGCACATGCCGGCTTGCAATTTCGCCGGCCCCTATGCCATCCTCGCCCTATTGTTTGACAGAATGGAGGCTGTTCATGAAGGAAACTCGACGTGTGGTGTACATGCGAGGCGTGTTTGTGTGTCCCAAGTGTCGACAGTCATATGTGCAGGAAAAGTGGATTGAAGAGTTTAGAATTCGTTGCCATAAATGCGACTATCGCGGGACGCTAACGCAAGTCTCTGTCGAAGAGCACATGGATGAGGAAATCGTCCGCCGGTAAAGCGTTGGGTTGTGTGGTATGCGTTTCACGGGACCCGTTGTCCCGCTCTCCCGCTGTCTTCTCGTCGAGTGACCTGGCCTTCAGTCAGTTGATGCAGAGTTTAGCCACGCCGGTTCGATTCCATCTTTTTCGAATAGTAAGAGGGTAGATCATGCTTCAGATGTGGCGAATGCTGCTTCTGTGTGCGGCGAGTCTTGTGACAGTTCCCGCAATCTGCCAGTCGGCCGATACCCAGGAAATGGTCCGTGTTCTGGTCGCCTACCACTCACTGTCCGGACATACGGAGAAAATGGCTGACGCGGTTGCCCAGGGTGCTCGTGCGGTTCCTGGTACGCAAGTGATCCTCAAGCGGGTGGGTGCGGTGACGTCCGATGAGTTGTTCTCGGTGGATGCGATAGTCCTCGGTTCCCCGGTCTATTGGTCGAACATGGCCGGTGAGGTCAAACAGTTCATCGATGATTGGCAATTCAAGTTTGGGGTTTTCCCAGAGTTCAAGCTCAAGAATAAAGTTGGAGCTGCATTCGTTACAGGTGGCCAGATTTCGAGTGGGAAAGAGTTGACGATGCTGTCCATCCTCGCGGCCATGCTCGGGAATTACATGGTAGCGGTCAGTGGGGGAGGGGCGTTCGGAGCCTCTGCGACGACCGAAGGCAATAGCCCTGGAATTGACGAGCAGGAGTTGGCGGGAGCCAGGGAGCTGGGAGGAAGAGTTGCCGAAGTTTCGGCGGCACTCAAGCGGGGAATCGCACGACACGAATCTCGAACTGGCGTGAGCGGGCCGTGACCATTAAGAATGTGGTAGCGCAGTTACGATGACACAATTTTTCGGCAAGCACTCTCCAGTTGACTCTTTGCCAGCGTGACCAGCTCAGAGATATTCTTCGCGCATCGACCACAGCAGCCAGTATCCCGTAACCCGAATTCCGCAATGATTTGACGGGTCGTCAAGTATCCCTGACGACCCGCTTCCCGCACGTCTGATTCCGTCAAGCCCTTACATAGGCAGATATACATGAGTGGTGTCTCCCCACTGACGATCAGTTCTTCTTGCTGGCTGGGTTGAGTGGATAGTCGTCCGATACTGATAACTGTTCTCAACTATGGTCAGTATACCGGCGATACTGGAATCTGTCAACATTCGGGGAGATTGCCCTTGTTCTTCTGGACGAGGCGCCACTGATAGGCTTGCCGGGTGGTTGTTCAGATTCCCGGGCCTGTGATTCTATCTATAGAGGTCATCGTGGAGGTCGGCCCACACTGCTCCGCTGTCGCTGACACTGTTGGGATTCTGTTTCCGTCTGTGGTCCATAGCAATATGTCGACAGAACGAGGATTTCGTCGATCTTGCCGCGAGTGTGGGGAAAAAGATGAGGGGGGAATCGTAAAGATGCTCGGCAGCGAAAGTACGAAGGCAGGAAGTTCAAGAGAACTTCCTGCCTTCGTTGTGCTGCGCACCTTCACTGACGAGAGAGGCTTGCCTCTCTCGTCAGTGTGAGTCTTACAGCCAGTTCACGCGCTCGGCCGGCCGAATGTAGATCGGCTCTTCGACCTGGATGCGCGCCACTTCCTTGCCCGACTTGTTGAAGCCCAACACGGTATCGTTGTACATGTCGAACCGCTTCCCGTGGATTTGGGTTTCGAACACTTTCGGACCCGGAATGACATCGTACCGGAAGACGATCTGCTGGCTGGCTCTCCAGAGCTGGAGGACCGCCAACAGTTCGCGGCTGGGCACGAGGTACTTCTCGATGGCGTTATCCACGCCCGGGCCGAACATCTGCCGGGCATACCCACGCG carries:
- a CDS encoding RelA/SpoT family protein, whose amino-acid sequence is MPHETVTELGQLIERVKSYNVEADLDLVRRAYDFSAKAHEGQTRRSGEPYFRHPLAVAGLLTHLKTDVTAIVAGLLHDTLEDTLATPHELEQRFGKDVVHLVDGVTKIGKITFRNYEEKQAENFRKMVLSMADDIRVVLIKLADRLHNMRTLEYLSEGKRQQIAQETLEIYAPLANRLGIGWIKNELEDLCLKHLKPDVYEMLRVRVAKRDEDRQQYILEVIEMVKRAMVETGLQGEVSGRPKHLYGIYQKMEKQSISFEEVYDLAALRIITDTKMNCYALLGVIHSLWRPLPGRFKDYIAIPKSNMYQSLHTTVVGPKGEHVEFQIRTEEMHRVSEQGIAAHWKYKEHGRIDEKDGKVFSWLRQFVEWNQDLPDNRQFMDSVKLDLFHDVVYVFTPQGMVKELPKGSTPVDFAYSVHTEIGDHCVGAKVNGKIVPLKHMMESGDMVEILTAANQTPHRDWLKFVRTSRAKTKIKHWIKAEEQSRSIEIGKRLLEAEFRRHGLAPAQMMRSEQLLAVAKQVGYETPEELAAAVGFGHVPTSQVMSKIAPPAQSDHQLVAPEPPTPQRPTSGRTGEKGVQVKGARDLLMQLSRCCNPVPGDRILGYITRGRGLTIHTIDCPNLEALDYDKNRLVEVEWDRSTPSTHSVKVSVIAVDKTGVLAHVSTAISECQANISRAEITTREDRKAMLDFIVEVLDTAHLARVLKAIEKVDGVITVRRMRSWQERASS
- a CDS encoding cyclic nucleotide-binding domain-containing protein codes for the protein MTFGVLVGSILATMLVVAAVLMGFAYLFAKRGKSVPPLPCYGGGVAVLFVVAALVAHSDLVSAVPHLVLAALDVAAWLAASFFLFTILDVLIIGEWLIERGQRYIPDIVRQLLIGAEVVAAGVLILWLVMGINLVALVALPTVAAAMVGVALKDTLTRFFSGIELGKIVKVGDWIAVLDREGMVTHIGMEHVTLFTRAHDAVSLPNDLVIQSGVTNYSRPTTTHFCNVYVDAAYRTPPEEVCATLLETAAAVSGVLPDPKATALVAAFNESSIQYRVKFPIGDFAQRDMIESTMRTYIWHAFSRQGIEIPFPQRVVHRIAEAERDSQSATIERITSYLPTVDFLATLDKKQIEVLAGGSRWERYLPGERVVRQGDPGEVLYIIVAGKADVRLEQGGLVSTVTTLEPGKFFGEMSLLTGEPRSATVLAATDLSVIAVGKQALLQVVQEDRRLIAQIGEVVARRQSATAAAKAQLSRDAAALSVVTHTRSLVERIQSFFWGGRKTEG
- a CDS encoding DUF192 domain-containing protein, which codes for MGRQATISREHTWSGNWLRCAGWCAWTFVVAVASAGWATEPPTETLITVKTPTGTLIQAELADTALKRAQGLMFREHIADDRGMLFIFGDAQPWTFWMKNTKIPLDIIWMDATKTIIHIERNVPICTRQDDGCPQYHSDEGALYVLELGAGRAAALQLQRGMKLSFKQP
- a CDS encoding NAD(P)H-dependent oxidoreductase, whose translation is MLLLCAASLVTVPAICQSADTQEMVRVLVAYHSLSGHTEKMADAVAQGARAVPGTQVILKRVGAVTSDELFSVDAIVLGSPVYWSNMAGEVKQFIDDWQFKFGVFPEFKLKNKVGAAFVTGGQISSGKELTMLSILAAMLGNYMVAVSGGGAFGASATTEGNSPGIDEQELAGARELGGRVAEVSAALKRGIARHESRTGVSGP
- a CDS encoding (2Fe-2S)-binding protein, translating into MYICLCKGLTESDVREAGRQGYLTTRQIIAEFGLRDTGCCGRCAKNISELVTLAKSQLESACRKIVSS